The following proteins are co-located in the Escherichia fergusonii ATCC 35469 genome:
- the csgA gene encoding curli major subunit CsgA, which translates to MKLFKVAAIAAIVFSGSVLAGTVPQFGGGGGHNPGNGNNNGPNSELNIYQYGGGNSAVALQTDAKNSDLTITQHGGGNGADVGQGSDDSSIDLLQRGFGNSATLDQWNSKDSIMKVKQYGGGNGAAVDQTASNSQVNVTQVGFGNNATAHQY; encoded by the coding sequence ATGAAACTTTTCAAAGTAGCAGCAATTGCAGCAATCGTGTTCTCTGGTAGCGTTTTGGCAGGTACTGTTCCGCAGTTTGGCGGCGGTGGCGGTCATAACCCGGGTAATGGTAATAACAACGGCCCGAATTCAGAACTGAACATTTATCAGTACGGTGGCGGTAACTCTGCTGTTGCCTTGCAAACTGATGCTAAAAACTCTGATCTGACAATCACTCAACACGGCGGCGGTAACGGTGCTGACGTTGGACAAGGTTCTGATGACAGCTCAATCGATCTGCTGCAGCGTGGCTTTGGTAACAGTGCTACTCTGGACCAGTGGAACAGCAAAGATTCTATTATGAAAGTTAAACAATACGGTGGTGGCAACGGCGCCGCTGTTGACCAGACTGCTTCTAACTCTCAAGTAAATGTTACCCAGGTTGGCTTTGGCAACAACGCTACTGCCCATCAGTACTAA
- the lysS gene encoding lysine--tRNA ligase, producing the protein MSEREAQGANEAIDLNDELRNRREKLAALRQQGVAFPNDFRRDSTSDQLHAEYDEKDNQELESLNIEVSVAGRMMTRRIMGKASFVTLQDVGGRIQLYVARDSLPEGVYNDQFKKWDLGDIIGARGTLFKTQTGELSIHCTELRLLTKALRPLPDKFHGLQDQEVRYRQRYLDLIANDKSRQTFVVRSKILAAIRKFMVARGFMEVETPMMQVIPGGASARPFITHHNALDLDMYLRIAPELYLKRLVVGGFERVFEINRNFRNEGISVRHNPEFTMMELYMAYADYHDLIELTESLFRTLAQDVLGTTKVTYGEHVFDFGKPFEKLTMREAIKKYRPETDMADLDDFDAAKALAESIGITVEKSWGLGRIVTEIFDEVAEAHLIQPTFITEYPAEVSPLARRNDVNPEITDRFEFFIGGREIGNGFSELNDAEDQAERFQEQVNAKAAGDDEAMFYDEDYVTALEYGLPPTAGLGIGIDRMIMLFTNSHTIRDVILFPAMRPQK; encoded by the coding sequence ATGTCTGAACGAGAAGCACAGGGTGCCAATGAGGCAATTGATCTTAATGATGAACTGAGAAATCGTCGCGAAAAACTGGCGGCGCTGCGTCAACAAGGCGTAGCTTTTCCAAATGATTTTCGCCGCGACTCTACCTCTGACCAGCTGCACGCTGAATATGATGAAAAGGATAATCAGGAACTTGAATCCTTAAACATTGAAGTTTCGGTTGCTGGTCGAATGATGACCCGTCGCATCATGGGGAAAGCTTCCTTTGTAACGTTGCAGGATGTCGGAGGACGTATTCAACTGTATGTTGCGCGGGATAGCCTGCCAGAAGGTGTTTATAACGATCAGTTTAAAAAATGGGATCTGGGGGACATTATCGGTGCCCGCGGTACGCTGTTTAAGACGCAAACCGGTGAACTTTCCATTCACTGTACTGAGTTACGTCTGCTGACTAAGGCACTGCGTCCATTGCCGGATAAATTCCATGGTCTGCAAGACCAGGAAGTACGTTATCGCCAGCGTTATCTGGATCTGATCGCGAACGATAAATCACGCCAAACTTTTGTCGTACGCTCAAAAATTCTGGCGGCTATCCGCAAATTCATGGTCGCCCGTGGGTTTATGGAAGTAGAAACCCCGATGATGCAGGTCATCCCGGGTGGGGCATCTGCTCGTCCGTTTATTACCCATCACAATGCCCTTGATTTGGATATGTACCTGCGTATTGCGCCGGAGTTGTATCTGAAACGTCTGGTTGTTGGTGGTTTTGAACGGGTATTCGAAATCAACCGTAACTTCCGTAATGAAGGTATTTCTGTTCGCCATAATCCAGAGTTCACGATGATGGAGCTCTACATGGCGTATGCGGATTATCACGATTTGATTGAGCTTACGGAGTCGCTGTTCCGTACCCTGGCACAGGATGTACTGGGTACCACTAAAGTCACTTATGGTGAGCATGTGTTTGATTTTGGCAAACCGTTTGAAAAACTCACCATGCGCGAGGCAATTAAAAAATATCGCCCGGAAACCGATATGGCCGACCTGGATGATTTTGATGCCGCTAAAGCATTAGCTGAATCTATCGGTATTACGGTAGAGAAAAGCTGGGGGCTGGGGCGTATCGTCACGGAGATCTTTGACGAAGTGGCAGAAGCACATCTGATTCAGCCAACCTTTATTACGGAGTATCCGGCAGAAGTATCGCCGCTGGCGCGCCGTAATGATGTTAACCCGGAAATTACCGACCGTTTTGAATTCTTCATCGGTGGTCGTGAAATCGGTAATGGTTTTAGCGAATTAAATGACGCAGAAGATCAGGCCGAACGTTTCCAGGAACAGGTTAATGCTAAGGCCGCAGGTGATGACGAAGCCATGTTCTACGACGAAGATTACGTTACTGCGCTGGAATATGGTCTGCCGCCAACCGCGGGCCTGGGGATTGGTATCGACCGAATGATTATGCTGTTTACTAACAGTCATACTATTCGCGACGTTATTCTTTTCCCGGCAATGCGCCCACAGAAATAA
- the ymdB gene encoding O-acetyl-ADP-ribose deacetylase, which translates to MKSRIHVLQGDITQLAVDVIVNAANSSLMGGGGVDGAIHRAAGPELLEACQKVRRQQGECPTGHAVITIAGNLPARAVIHTVGPVWRDGEHNEDQLLHDAYLNSLKLAQANGYKSIAFPAISTGVYGFPRAAAAEIAVKTVSDFITRHALPEQIYFVCYDEENSRLYNRLLTQQGDE; encoded by the coding sequence ATGAAATCGCGAATTCATGTATTGCAGGGCGACATTACCCAGCTCGCAGTTGATGTGATAGTTAATGCTGCGAACTCATCATTAATGGGCGGCGGTGGGGTCGATGGTGCGATTCATCGTGCTGCGGGGCCGGAACTCCTCGAAGCCTGCCAGAAAGTTCGCCGCCAACAAGGGGAATGTCCCACGGGTCATGCGGTGATTACTATTGCCGGAAATCTTCCTGCCAGGGCGGTGATTCATACTGTAGGCCCTGTGTGGCGTGATGGTGAGCACAACGAGGATCAATTATTACATGATGCCTATCTCAACAGCCTGAAGCTGGCGCAAGCCAATGGCTATAAGTCAATCGCCTTTCCTGCCATTAGTACCGGGGTATATGGATTTCCACGAGCAGCTGCGGCAGAAATTGCTGTAAAAACAGTTTCAGATTTTATAACCCGTCACGCCTTACCGGAGCAGATATACTTTGTCTGTTATGATGAAGAAAACTCCCGCCTTTATAACAGACTCCTTACCCAACAAGGAGATGAGTGA
- the csgD gene encoding biofilm master transcriptional regulator CsgD, with protein MFSEDHSIHTHTLLLITKPSLQATALLQHLKQSLAIPGKLHNIQRSLDDISSSCIVLLDMMEADRKLIHYWQDNLSRKNNNIKTLLLNTPDDYPYREIENWPHINGVFYAAEDQECVVNGLHGVLRGECYFSQKLASYLITHSGNYRYNSTESALLTHREKEILNKLRIGASNNEIARSLFISENTVKTHLYNLFKKISVKNRTQAVSWANDNLRR; from the coding sequence ATGTTCAGTGAAGACCATAGTATTCATACACATACACTGTTATTGATTACCAAACCATCTCTGCAGGCAACGGCATTACTGCAGCATTTAAAGCAATCACTGGCGATACCTGGAAAACTGCATAATATTCAGCGGTCTCTGGACGATATATCCTCCAGTTGTATTGTTTTACTTGATATGATGGAAGCAGACAGAAAACTGATTCACTACTGGCAGGACAACTTAAGTCGGAAGAATAACAATATCAAAACGTTATTGTTAAATACTCCTGACGACTATCCCTATCGGGAAATTGAAAACTGGCCGCACATCAATGGTGTTTTTTACGCAGCAGAAGATCAGGAATGCGTGGTAAATGGATTACATGGCGTTTTGCGTGGTGAGTGTTATTTCTCGCAAAAACTGGCCAGCTACCTGATTACCCATTCTGGTAATTATCGTTACAACAGCACGGAATCAGCATTACTCACTCATCGGGAAAAAGAGATCCTTAATAAACTGCGTATCGGCGCCTCCAACAATGAGATCGCGCGTTCTCTGTTTATCAGTGAAAATACGGTCAAGACACATCTTTATAATCTTTTCAAGAAGATATCTGTTAAAAACCGTACTCAAGCTGTCTCATGGGCAAACGATAACCTCAGGCGATAG
- the csgF gene encoding curli production assembly/transport protein CsgF, whose translation MRVQHAVVLLMLISPLSWAGNMTFQFRNPNFGGNPNNGAFLLNSAQAQNSYKDPSYNDDFGIETPSALDNFTQAIQSQILGGLLTNINTGKPGRLVTSDFIVDIANRDGQLQLNITDRKTGKTSTIEVSGLQTNSTDF comes from the coding sequence ATGCGTGTCCAACATGCGGTAGTACTGCTTATGCTTATTTCGCCACTCAGTTGGGCCGGAAATATGACATTCCAGTTCCGTAATCCTAACTTTGGCGGTAATCCCAATAATGGTGCTTTTTTATTGAATAGTGCCCAGGCACAAAACTCCTATAAAGATCCCAGCTATAACGACGATTTTGGTATAGAAACGCCCTCAGCACTGGATAACTTTACCCAGGCGATCCAGTCGCAAATATTAGGCGGCTTACTGACCAATATAAATACCGGCAAACCAGGCAGACTGGTCACCAGTGATTTTATTGTTGATATTGCTAACCGTGATGGCCAATTGCAATTAAACATTACGGACAGAAAAACTGGCAAAACATCAACTATTGAAGTCTCTGGTTTGCAAACAAACTCTACCGATTTTTAA
- the csgB gene encoding curli minor subunit CsgB, with amino-acid sequence MKNKLLFMMFTILGAPGIATATDMANSEYNFAVNELSKSSLNQAAIIGQYGTDHSAQIRQGGSKLLSVISQEGGSNRAKIDQSGDYNLAYIDQSGSANDASISQGSYGNTAIILQKGSGNKANITQYGTQKTAIVVQRQSNMAIRVTQR; translated from the coding sequence ATGAAAAACAAATTGTTATTTATGATGTTTACAATACTGGGTGCGCCTGGGATTGCAACCGCAACTGATATGGCTAACTCAGAATATAATTTTGCGGTTAATGAATTAAGCAAGTCTTCATTAAATCAGGCAGCCATTATTGGTCAATATGGTACTGACCACAGTGCACAAATACGCCAGGGAGGCTCAAAACTTTTATCGGTTATTTCTCAAGAAGGTGGAAGTAATCGGGCGAAGATTGACCAATCAGGAGATTATAACCTTGCTTATATTGATCAGTCAGGCAGTGCGAACGATGCCAGTATTTCGCAAGGTTCATATGGTAATACAGCGATAATTCTCCAGAAAGGTTCTGGGAATAAAGCAAATATTACGCAGTATGGTACTCAAAAAACGGCAATTGTAGTGCAGAGACAGTCGAATATGGCTATTCGCGTGACACAACGTTAA
- a CDS encoding molecular chaperone translates to MNEFSILCRVLGSLYYRQPQDPLLVPLFNLIREGKLAASWPLEQDELLARLQKSCDMTQLAADYNALFVGDECAVSPYRSAWVEGATEAEVRAFLSGRGMPLADTPADHIGTLLLAASWLEDHSTEDESETLETLFAQYILPWCGTFLGKVEAHATTPFWRTMAPLTRDAIGAMWDELEEEIEE, encoded by the coding sequence ATGAACGAGTTTTCTATCCTGTGTCGTGTTCTTGGCTCACTTTACTATCGTCAACCGCAGGATCCGTTGCTGGTACCGCTGTTTAACCTGATTCGGGAAGGTAAACTGGCAGCCAGTTGGCCGCTGGAGCAGGATGAGTTGCTGGCGCGTTTACAAAAAAGCTGCGATATGACGCAACTGGCTGCTGATTATAATGCGCTGTTTGTCGGGGATGAGTGCGCTGTTTCGCCATATCGTAGTGCCTGGGTCGAAGGTGCTACAGAGGCTGAAGTGCGTGCATTCCTTTCCGGGCGCGGAATGCCGCTGGCAGATACTCCTGCTGATCATATCGGTACACTGCTACTTGCTGCATCCTGGCTGGAAGATCACTCAACAGAAGATGAAAGCGAAACACTGGAAACACTGTTTGCGCAATATATTTTGCCGTGGTGCGGTACTTTCCTCGGAAAAGTGGAAGCACACGCAACTACGCCGTTCTGGCGGACGATGGCTCCACTTACGCGTGATGCCATTGGTGCGATGTGGGACGAACTGGAAGAAGAAATCGAAGAGTAA
- the csgG gene encoding curli production assembly/transport protein CsgG, whose protein sequence is MQRLFVLVAVILLSGCLTAPPKEGAKPTLMPRAQSYKDLTHLPSPTGKIFVSVYNIQDETGQFKPYPASNFSTAVPQSATAMLVTALKDSRWFVPLERQGLQNLLNERKIIRAAQENGTVAVNNRIPLQSLTAANIMVEGSIIGYESNVKSGGVGARYFGIGADTQYQLDQIAVNLRVVNVSTGEILSSVNTSKTILSYEVQAGVFRFIDYQRLLEGEIGYTSNEPVMLCLMSAIETGVIFLINDGIDRGLWDLQNKADRQNDILVKYRHMSVPPES, encoded by the coding sequence ATGCAGCGCTTATTTGTTTTAGTGGCCGTTATTTTATTGAGCGGATGCTTAACCGCGCCGCCAAAAGAAGGGGCAAAGCCGACATTAATGCCGCGGGCGCAGAGTTATAAGGACTTAACGCATTTGCCTTCGCCAACAGGTAAGATCTTTGTTTCGGTTTACAATATTCAGGACGAAACCGGGCAGTTTAAACCCTACCCGGCCAGTAACTTCTCTACCGCTGTTCCGCAAAGCGCCACCGCGATGCTGGTTACGGCACTAAAAGATTCACGCTGGTTTGTGCCACTGGAGCGCCAGGGCCTGCAAAACCTGCTGAATGAACGCAAAATTATTCGTGCAGCTCAGGAAAACGGAACAGTGGCGGTAAATAACCGTATTCCGCTCCAGTCACTGACAGCGGCGAATATCATGGTTGAAGGCTCAATTATCGGCTATGAAAGCAACGTGAAATCTGGTGGTGTGGGGGCCAGGTATTTCGGTATTGGCGCAGATACGCAGTATCAACTCGACCAAATTGCAGTGAACCTGCGCGTCGTCAATGTCAGCACGGGGGAGATTTTGTCATCCGTGAATACCAGTAAAACCATTCTGTCTTATGAAGTACAGGCAGGTGTATTCCGCTTTATCGACTACCAGCGGTTACTGGAAGGGGAAATTGGCTATACCTCTAACGAACCTGTGATGCTGTGCCTGATGTCAGCCATTGAAACAGGTGTTATCTTCCTGATTAACGATGGTATTGATCGTGGTTTGTGGGATTTACAAAATAAAGCCGACAGACAAAACGACATTCTGGTGAAATACCGTCATATGTCTGTTCCCCCAGAATCCTGA
- the csgC gene encoding curli assembly chaperone CsgC, giving the protein MNTLLLLAALSSQITFNAQQQGDIYTIIPQVTLTESCVCQIKIMSLRQGSGGQSQTQQQQTRSIPANQPIDLTTLKLNISPEDTVKIVVTVSDGKSLHLSQQWPSSASSS; this is encoded by the coding sequence ATGAACACACTCTTATTACTGGCGGCACTTTCCAGTCAAATTACGTTTAATGCCCAGCAACAGGGGGATATTTACACTATTATTCCTCAGGTCACACTCACAGAGTCTTGTGTATGCCAGATAAAAATAATGTCATTACGCCAGGGAAGTGGTGGGCAAAGTCAAACTCAGCAACAACAAACACGCTCAATACCGGCCAATCAGCCAATTGATTTAACGACGCTTAAGCTAAATATTTCACCTGAAGACACAGTTAAAATAGTTGTTACTGTTTCTGACGGAAAATCACTGCATTTATCACAACAATGGCCGTCCTCTGCAAGTTCTTCATAA
- the dtpC gene encoding dipeptide/tripeptide permease DtpC produces the protein MKTPSQPRAIYYIVAIQIWEYFSFYGMRALLILYLTHQLGFDDNHAISLFSAYASLVYVTPILGGWLADRLLGNRTAVIAGALLMTLGHVVLGFDSNSTFSLYLALAIIICGYGLFKSNISCLLGELYDEDDHRRDGGFSLLYAAGNIGSIAAPIACGLAAQWYGWHVGFALAGGGMFIGLLIFLSGHRHFQTTRGIDKKALATVKFALPVWGWLVVMLCIAPVFFTLLLENNWSGYLLAIVCLIAAQIIARMMIKFPEHRRALWQIVLLMFVGTLFWVLAQQGGSTISLFIDRFVNRQAFNIEVPTALFQSVNAIAVMLAGVVLAWLASPESRGNSALRVWLKFAFGLLLMACGFMLLAFDARHAAAGGQASMGVMISGLALMGFAELFIDPVAIAQITRLKMSGVLTGIYMLATGAVANWLAGVVAQQTTESQINGMAIAAYQRFFSQMGEWTLGCVAIIVVLAFATRMLFSTSTNVAQTSRD, from the coding sequence ATGAAAACACCCTCACAGCCGCGCGCGATATACTATATCGTGGCGATCCAAATCTGGGAGTACTTCAGTTTTTACGGCATGCGTGCCTTACTCATTCTCTATCTCACCCATCAGCTTGGTTTTGATGATAACCATGCCATCAGCCTGTTCAGCGCATATGCATCTCTGGTTTACGTTACCCCTATTCTCGGCGGCTGGCTTGCCGACCGCCTGCTCGGCAATCGTACTGCGGTAATTGCCGGCGCGTTGTTAATGACCCTTGGCCATGTGGTGCTGGGCTTCGATTCGAATTCAACGTTTAGTCTGTATCTGGCGCTGGCAATCATTATTTGTGGTTACGGTTTATTTAAATCAAATATCAGTTGTTTGCTTGGTGAGCTCTACGACGAGGATGATCATCGGCGTGATGGCGGTTTTTCGCTGCTCTATGCCGCGGGCAATATCGGCTCTATCGCCGCGCCGATTGCTTGCGGTCTGGCTGCGCAGTGGTATGGCTGGCATGTTGGCTTTGCCCTGGCGGGTGGGGGAATGTTTATCGGCTTGTTAATTTTCTTAAGTGGCCATCGTCATTTCCAGACTACCCGCGGTATCGATAAAAAAGCGCTCGCCACCGTGAAGTTTGCCTTACCGGTATGGGGCTGGTTGGTGGTGATGCTCTGTATTGCCCCGGTCTTTTTTACCCTGTTGCTGGAGAATAACTGGTCAGGCTATTTACTGGCGATCGTTTGCCTTATTGCCGCACAAATCATTGCCCGCATGATGATCAAATTCCCCGAACACCGCCGTGCTCTTTGGCAAATTGTATTGTTGATGTTCGTCGGGACATTGTTCTGGGTACTGGCACAACAGGGCGGCAGTACCATCAGCTTGTTTATCGATCGCTTTGTGAATCGTCAGGCATTCAATATTGAAGTACCTACAGCACTATTCCAGTCGGTGAATGCGATTGCGGTGATGCTTGCAGGGGTTGTACTCGCCTGGCTGGCGTCGCCAGAAAGCCGCGGCAATTCAGCATTGCGCGTCTGGCTGAAGTTTGCCTTTGGCTTACTGCTGATGGCTTGTGGCTTTATGTTGCTGGCATTTGATGCCCGACATGCAGCGGCTGGCGGTCAAGCGTCAATGGGCGTGATGATATCCGGGCTGGCGCTAATGGGCTTTGCTGAACTCTTTATTGACCCGGTGGCGATTGCGCAAATCACGCGTCTGAAAATGTCTGGCGTATTAACCGGTATTTATATGCTGGCAACAGGCGCGGTTGCCAACTGGCTGGCAGGCGTCGTGGCACAGCAGACGACAGAGTCGCAAATTAACGGCATGGCGATTGCGGCGTATCAGCGGTTCTTTTCCCAAATGGGGGAGTGGACGTTGGGTTGTGTCGCGATCATTGTGGTATTGGCCTTTGCTACCCGGATGTTGTTTAGCACATCAACCAATGTGGCCCAGACATCTCGCGACTAA
- the ghrA gene encoding glyoxylate/hydroxypyruvate reductase GhrA has translation MDILFYHPTFDTTWWINALREALPEAKVREWKCGDHDPADYALVWHPPVEMLAGRTLKAVFALGAGVDSILSKLQAHPEMLAPSVPLFRLEDTGMGEQMQEYAVSQVLHWFRRFDDYQALKNESRWEPLPEYRKEDFSIGIMGAGVLGSKVAESLKVWGFPLRCWSRSRKSWPGVESFAGKEELGAFLRKTRVLINLLPNTPETVGIINLHLLNQLQDNAYLLNLARGVHVVEDDLLIALNNGKLKGAMLDVFSREPLPAESPLWKHPRVAMTPHVAAVTRPAEAVAYISKTINRLEKGEPVTGQVDRIRGY, from the coding sequence ATGGATATCCTTTTTTATCACCCAACGTTCGACACCACATGGTGGATTAATGCCCTGAGAGAGGCGTTGCCTGAGGCAAAAGTGCGTGAGTGGAAATGCGGCGATCACGATCCAGCTGATTATGCGCTGGTCTGGCATCCGCCCGTTGAGATGCTGGCTGGGCGAACATTGAAGGCTGTGTTTGCTCTCGGTGCCGGTGTCGATTCGATTTTGAGTAAGTTACAGGCGCATCCTGAAATGTTAGCCCCCTCCGTCCCACTGTTTCGACTCGAAGATACCGGGATGGGCGAGCAGATGCAGGAATATGCCGTAAGCCAGGTGTTGCACTGGTTTCGTCGGTTTGATGATTATCAGGCACTGAAGAATGAATCTCGTTGGGAACCCCTGCCAGAATATCGCAAGGAAGATTTTAGTATCGGGATCATGGGCGCAGGTGTGCTGGGCAGTAAAGTAGCAGAAAGCCTGAAAGTCTGGGGATTCCCGCTACGTTGCTGGAGTCGTAGCCGAAAATCCTGGCCAGGCGTCGAAAGTTTTGCCGGGAAAGAGGAGTTGGGCGCTTTTCTGCGTAAGACGCGAGTATTAATTAACCTGTTACCCAACACGCCAGAAACCGTCGGTATTATTAATCTGCATTTGCTCAACCAACTGCAGGACAATGCATACCTGCTTAACCTCGCGCGGGGTGTACATGTTGTCGAAGATGACCTGCTGATTGCCCTGAATAACGGCAAACTGAAAGGTGCGATGCTGGATGTTTTTAGTCGGGAACCTCTGCCAGCCGAAAGCCCGTTGTGGAAACATCCGCGCGTGGCGATGACACCACATGTCGCAGCAGTAACACGTCCGGCTGAAGCTGTGGCGTATATTTCAAAAACGATTAACCGTCTTGAGAAAGGTGAACCTGTTACCGGTCAAGTTGATCGTATCCGTGGCTACTGA
- a CDS encoding phosphatase gives MYPVDLHMHTVASTHAYSTLSDYIAQAKRKGIKLFSITDHGPDMADAPHHWHFINMRIWPRIVDGVGILRGIEANIKNTEGEIDCFGQMYDSLDLIIAGFHEPVFAPHDKATNTQAMIATIASGNVHIISHPGNPKYPIDIMAVAEAAAKHQVALEINNSSFIHSRKGSEDNCRAVAAAVRDAGGWIALGSDSHTAYTLGEFDEALKIIEAVDFPEDRILNVSPARMLGFLESRGMTPIAEFAEL, from the coding sequence ATGTATCCCGTCGATTTGCATATGCACACTGTTGCCAGTACTCATGCATATAGCACACTGAGCGATTATATTGCGCAAGCCAAACGCAAAGGCATTAAGTTATTTTCCATTACTGACCACGGCCCTGATATGGCCGATGCTCCACATCACTGGCATTTTATTAATATGCGAATTTGGCCTCGTATCGTTGATGGAGTAGGGATCTTGCGTGGCATTGAGGCCAATATCAAAAATACCGAAGGTGAAATTGACTGCTTTGGTCAGATGTATGATTCTCTGGACCTGATTATTGCAGGCTTCCATGAGCCTGTGTTCGCACCTCATGATAAAGCCACCAATACCCAGGCGATGATTGCCACCATTGCCAGTGGCAACGTGCATATTATTAGCCATCCCGGCAATCCCAAATATCCTATCGATATCATGGCAGTTGCCGAGGCGGCAGCTAAACACCAGGTTGCGCTGGAGATCAATAACTCCTCATTTATACACTCGCGTAAAGGTAGTGAAGATAATTGTCGGGCAGTAGCTGCGGCAGTCCGTGATGCAGGTGGCTGGATCGCTCTGGGATCTGACTCGCACACCGCCTATACCCTTGGCGAGTTTGATGAAGCGCTTAAAATTATCGAAGCGGTAGATTTTCCTGAGGATCGTATCCTCAACGTTTCGCCTGCACGTATGTTGGGATTCCTTGAATCTCGCGGTATGACGCCAATTGCTGAATTTGCTGAACTTTAA
- the csgE gene encoding curli production assembly/transport protein CsgE produces MKRYLNWMLAAQLMFAAGNLHAVEVEVPGLLTDHTVSSIGHDFYRAFSDKWESEYTGNLSINERPSARWGSWITITVNQDVIFQTFLFPMKRDFEKTVVFALLQTEEALKRRQIDQALLGTGDLAHDEF; encoded by the coding sequence ATGAAGCGCTATTTAAACTGGATGTTAGCAGCACAACTTATGTTTGCTGCTGGTAACCTTCACGCCGTTGAAGTGGAGGTTCCTGGATTATTAACTGACCATACCGTGTCCTCAATTGGCCATGATTTTTATCGCGCCTTTAGTGATAAATGGGAAAGTGAGTACACAGGAAACTTATCCATTAATGAAAGACCCAGCGCGCGGTGGGGAAGCTGGATAACGATAACGGTTAATCAGGACGTTATCTTCCAGACTTTTTTATTCCCCATGAAACGTGATTTTGAAAAAACGGTAGTCTTTGCGCTGCTGCAAACCGAAGAAGCGTTAAAACGTCGGCAAATAGATCAGGCGCTGTTAGGCACCGGTGATTTGGCGCACGATGAATTTTAA
- a CDS encoding DUF1097 domain-containing protein encodes MNILISIAITTGILSGIWGWVAVSLGLLSWAGFLGCTAYFACPQGGLKGLAISACTLLSGVVWALVIIHGSSLAPQLEIVSYVLTGIVAFLMCVQAKQLLLSFVPGTFIGACATFAGQGDWKLVLPSLALGLVFGYAMKNSGLWLAARREKSISQAVTPK; translated from the coding sequence ATGAACATACTTATCTCAATTGCAATAACAACTGGCATTCTCTCCGGTATTTGGGGATGGGTGGCAGTTTCGTTGGGTCTGCTAAGCTGGGCGGGTTTTCTGGGCTGTACAGCCTATTTTGCCTGTCCGCAAGGAGGCCTGAAGGGGCTGGCGATCTCTGCATGTACGCTGTTAAGTGGAGTGGTGTGGGCGCTGGTAATCATTCATGGTAGTTCGCTGGCACCACAGCTGGAAATAGTCAGTTATGTGCTGACCGGTATTGTGGCATTCCTGATGTGTGTGCAGGCTAAACAGCTACTGCTTTCTTTTGTACCAGGCACCTTTATTGGCGCATGTGCCACGTTCGCCGGGCAGGGCGACTGGAAATTGGTGCTGCCATCTCTGGCCCTGGGGTTGGTGTTTGGATACGCAATGAAAAATAGTGGATTGTGGTTAGCGGCTCGCCGTGAAAAAAGTATCTCCCAGGCTGTAACACCAAAATAA